The genomic interval CCCGGCCGGTCAGGTTCTCGTCCACCGCCGCGTACTGGCCGGACAACCCCATGATCCGCCGGACCGCGTCCGGCTGGTCGACCACGTCGTACCCGCCGACGAGCGCCCGCCCCTGGTCGGGTCGGAGCAGCGTGGTCAGGATCCGCACCGTCGTGGTCTTGCCGGCCCCGTTGGGGCCGAGCAGGCCGAGGACGCTTCCCTCGGGCACTGCCAAGTCGAGCCCGTCCAGCGCACGGACCTTCCCGTACTGTTTGACGAGCCCTTCGGCGACGATCGCGTCGGGCATGTTCCTCCCCCTGTCATCGAATTAGTCGCCTGCTCACCTTCGAGCCCGTGGGTCGGTAGCCGCAAGCGATTTAATTCGCTGGCGGATTCCGCCAGCGAAGGCCCTGACACCGCGCCAGGACCAAGATGCGATGTATCGCGAGTCACAGTAGACGCGATGTATCGCGTATGTGTCAAGCGCGATCCTCGGCGGCGTTGACATGACCGCGGGTCGGGGCAGGGGCGACCCAAGGTTGGCCGTGGAGCGACCTTCACCCGCCCAGGTCACCCGATCCGCTGAAACAGCCCCCACCAGGACGCTTCCGGCATTACCGTTCGGTCGCGATCCGAGCAGGTACCGGGGGAACGACCATGAGCCACGGCAGGGCATGCGCGGCGCGGATCAGGGAACGCGCCGCACACGAAGGCTGGCCACTGATCCACACCGCCGCCCAGATCGCCACCTGCTGCCAGGTGCCGCCGCTGCGGGCCTGGCGGCTGGCCCACGGCATGCCGCTGGAGGAGGCCGCCCGGCGGCTCATCGAAATCTGCGCCGAGACCGGCCTGCGCCAACCCAAACTGCACAAGGGTGATTTGAGCAAATACGAGCTGGGCCGCACCCCGGTGCCGGTGTGGATGATCGACCCCCTCTGCCGGCTGTACCGGGCGCGTCCGGACTGGCTCGGCTTCGGCGGCGACTACAGCCAGGGCGACCCGGACGCGACCCAGGCCACGCCCTTCCGGACCCCTTTCCCCCTCGACAAACCGGATCACGGCGGTCACCGTAAGAGCCACAGCCTGTCCTTCAGCGGCATCGGAGGCTCCGACGACATGCGCCGCCGCGAACTGCTCCACCAGATGTTGGTCACCTCCGGACTCGTTCTCACGCCGAGCCACCTGGTCGCCACCGAGCAGACCCGGCAACGCCTGCACGAGGCCACCACCGGCAGCGGCATCCCCGCCGACATCCTCGACCGGCTCGAAGGCCTGATCCCCGGCTACGAGCGGCGCTTCTACGAGCTGGCCCCCGTTCCCCGGCTCGGCGCGCTGCTCACCGACTTCGACGAGGTGGCCCACTGGCTTGGCCACCGGCTCCCGGTGATGACGCAGCGCCGCCTGTGGCGCGTCGCCGCGCACCTCGCCGAACTCACCGCGGACACCCTGTACGTGCTGGGGCAAGGCCGGCACGGCGCCGCCTGGCTCACCACTGCCCGCACCGCCGCCGACGAGGCAGGAGACCGTACGGTCGCCACCTGGGTGCGCGCCAGCCAGGCGGTTCACGCAGTGCTGGACGAGGACGATCCGGCACGCGGGCTGGCGTACGTGCAGGAGGCCCAGGGATTGAGCCGTACTCCCAGTCCAGGCACCGTACTCGCCTTCGCCATGGAAGCGAGCGCACATGCCAAACGCGGCGATGACGCGGCGACTCACTTCGCGTTCAGCCGAGCCAAAGACGCGCTGGAACGTGTGCCTGCACAGCAGCAGCGGTCAGGGATCTGGGGCTACCAGGACCGCAAGCTCCAGGCCGCGATCAGCAACGCGATGACCCGGCTCGGCCGGACCCGCGAGGCTCGTGCGGCTCAGACGGAGGTCTTCCGGCAGTACCCGGCACACTCGCTCACCTACGTGACAGCCCGCTTCGACCAGGCCAAGTGCCTCATCCACGACAAGGACTTCGACGCCGGCTGCGCCTCGGCCGCCCGCACCCTGCTCGACCTGTCTCCTGAGTACCGCACCCCGCTGGTCCTCAACCGGGCGCGGGAGGTCCTGCTGCTCCTGCCCGAAAAACACCGCAACCGCCCCGCCGCCACCGAACTGCGCGACATCCTCACCACGGCACAGCGCGCGTAGCCCTTGAGAGAGGTTGTGGACCCGCTGATGGGCGGTCGGAAACGACGCGCAGCGGGGGGCTGGGCGCGCTGCGCTGAGCTGGCCGAGGCACGGGGATCCGTGCCCTGCGGCTGTCAGGAGAACGTCAGGTGGTAACCGGCGGAGCGCAGGCGGGTGAGGACCTCGTTGCAGTGGCGGGGGCCGCGGGTCTCCAGCTGCAGGGCGACCTCGACCTCGTCCACGTGCAGCTTCGGGTTGGTGCGCAGGTGCATGACGTCGAGGACGTTGACGTCGGTGGCGGCCAGCTCCGAGAGCAGGCGAGCCAGCGCGCCGGGGCGGTCCTGGAGGCGGACCCGCAGCGAGAGGTAGCGGCCGGCGGCGGCGAGGCCGTGGCGCAGCACGCGGAGCAGCAGGAGCGGGTCCACGTTGCCACCGGACAGGACGGCGACGACCGGGGGCTCGAACGCGTGCGGCTCGTCCAGGATCGCGGCCACGGCGGCGGCCCCGGCGGGCTCGACGACGAGCTTGGCTCGCTCCAGCAGCAGGAGCAGGGAGCGGGACAGGGACTCCTCGGAGACCGTGCGGACCCCGTCGACGAACTCGCGGATGATCGTGAACGGCACGTCGCCCGGCCGGCCGACCGCGATGCCGTCGGCCATGGTCTGCAGGGACTCCAGGGCGACGGGGTGGCCGGCGGCGAGCGAGGCCGGGTACGCGGCGGCCGTCTCGGCCTGGACGCCGACCACCTTGACCTCGGGGCGCTGCGCCTTGACCGCGGCGGCGACGCCGGCGAGCAGGCCACCGCCGCCGGTGCTGACGACGATCGTGCGGACGTCCGGGCACTGGTCGAGGATCTCCAGGCCTACGGTGCCCTGGCCGGCGACCACGTCCGGGTGGTCGAACGGGTGGATGAACACCGCCCCGGTCTCCTTCGCGTACCCGGTGGCGGCGACCAGGCTCTCGTCGACGGTGTGGCCGTGGAAACGGACCTCGGCCCCGTAGGCCTGGGTGGCGGCGACCTTGGGCAGCGGGGCGCCGACCGGCATGAAGACGGTGGACCTGGCGCCGAGCAGGGCGGCGGCCAGGGCGACGCCCTGGGCGTGGTTGCCGGCGCTCGCGGCGACGACGCCCCGGGCGCGTTCCTCCGGGGTCAGGTTGGCGATGCGGACGTACGCGCCGCGGATCTTGAAGGAGCCGGCGCGCTGCAAGTTCTCGCACTTGAGGAAGACCGGCCCGCCGACGCGCTCGCTCAGCCAGCGCGAACCTTCCAGCGGGGTGACCCGGCAGATCCCGGCCAGGAGCTTCTGCGCCCGCACCACGTCGTCGAGGCCCACGGGCGAGGTCGCCGTTGACATGTGCACAGTGTGGCATCCGGCCCGGAGCGTGACGCGGCGTCGGGGCGGCCGTTTCCCGCCGTTCACGCGAACGCGCGAACACGGCGGCGGGCTTTCGCCGGCGGCGCCCGGGGCACCGCCGGCCACGGTTGCCGCCGCGACGGGATCGCGGTTCCCGGGCGAGGCCGGCCAGGCTCGCGAGCCCCTGACCAGTTGCATGCTACAACCAAGATTCTTATACTTGCTTGTTACAAGCAATTTCACGCAACCGATGGGCCGGATCCCAGGAGGAGCGCCGATCGTGCCCACAGACCAGCTGCACGAGCTGTACGCCGGCCTCTTCCGGGTCGTGGTGCAGATCAAGCGGTGGTCACACCCGCAGGAGGAGGTCGACCCGCCGTGCCTCGGCGTGCTGTTCTGCGCGTCGAGACTCGGCGAGGTCCGCATGTCCGAGCTCGCGCAGGAGATGCTGCTCGACCTGTCCACGGTCAGCCGGCACGTGCGCACCCTCGTCCAGGAGGGCTACCTGGAGCGCACCGAGGACCCGGACGACCGGCGCGCCTGCCGGCTGCGGGTGACCGACCGCGGGCGCCAGGCCCTCCAGCGGGCCCGGGAACTGCGGGCCGCGGCGCTCGGCGAGGTGCTCGCGAGTTGGCCGGCCAAGGACCGGGACGACCTGACCAGACTGCTCAACCGGTTGGCGGATGACTTGGAGAGCAAGGCGAGGGAGAGAGCAGCAACCCGATGACCGAGACGGCAACCCCGCGCGAGCGATCGACGGACCCGTACCCGGCGCGCATGACCCATCGCCAGATCATGATCGTGCTCAGCGGCCTCATGCTCGGGCTGCTGCTCGCCGCCCTTGACCAGAGCATCGTCGGCACGGCCATGCCCACGATCGTCGGCGAGTTCCACGCCCTGGAGCACATCTCCTGGACCGTGACCGCCTACCTGCTGACGTCCACGGCGGTGACCCCGCTGTACGGGAAGATCTCCGACCTGTACGGCCGGCGGCCGGTCTACCTGTTCGCGATCACGGTCTTCCTGCTGGGCTCGGCGCTGTGCGGCATGGCGCACAGCATGGGCCAGCTCATCGCGTTCCGGGCCGTCCAGGGGCTGGGAGCGGGCGGCCTGATGGCGCTCACGTTCACCATCATCGGCGACATCATCCCGCCCCGGGAGCGGGGCCGGTACCAGGGCTACTTCGGCGCGGTCTGGGGCCTCTCCAGCGTGGCCGGCCCGCTGCTCGGCGGGTTCTTCACCGAGCACCTGAGCTGGCGCTGGATCTTCTACATCAACCTGCCGATCGGGGCGGTCGCCCTGCTGGTCACCAGCACCGTACTGCGCGTCCGGCTGCCACGCCGGGAGCACTCGATCGACTACCTGGGTGCGGCGCTGCTGGTGGCCGGGGTCAGCCTGATCCTGCTGTACACCTCCTGGAGCGGGCCGGAGAAGGGCTGGGGCGCGGCCAGCGGCCTGGAGCTGCTCGGCGCCGGCATCGTGCTCCTGGCCCTGTTCGTGGGCTGGGAGGCGCGGGCCAAGGAGCCGATCCTGCCGCTGCGGCTGTTCCGCAACAGCGTGTTCACCACGACCAGCGCGACCGGGTTCGTGGTCGGCCTGGCGATGTTCGGGGCGCTCATCTTCATCCCGATGTACCTGCAGGTGGTGAAGGGCGCCACGCCGACCGACTCGGGTCTGCTCATGCTGCCGATGGTGCTCGGCATCCTGACCACGTCGATCGCGTCCGGCCAGCTCATCACCAGGATCGGCCGGTACAAGGTCTTCCCGATCATCGGCACCGCCCTGGTGACCGTGTCGATGCTGCTGTTCACCCGGCTGGAGGTGAGCACCCCGTACTGGGAGTCGAGCCTGTACATGTTCCTGACCGGGGCCGGGCTCGGCTTGGTCATGCAGGTCCTGGTGGTCGCCGCGCAGAACGCCGCCGACCCGCGGGACATGGGCACGGTCACGTCGGCGACCACGTTCTTCCGGTCCATGGGCGGTACGTTCGGCACGGCACTGTTCGGCGCGGTCCTGACCAGCCGGCTCCCCCACTACCTGCCGGCCGGAGCCCCGCCGGAAGTGGCCGAACACGTGTCCGGCAGCCCGGAGATGATCCGGCAACTGCCGCCGCAGATCCGGGACATCACCACCGGCGCGTTCGTCCACGCCCTCCAGGACGTGTTCCTGGTCGCCGCGCCGATCACACTCGCCGCGTTCGTCCTGGCGTGGACCATCAAGGAGCTGCCGCTGCGCGGCCACGGCCCCGCCCAGGGGAAGGCCGAGCCGGCGGAGCTCGGGCTCTGACCGATCCCGACCAGCGCTCAGTCCACCGACCAGTACTTGTCGCCCGCCAGGACGAGAGCGGCCGCGCCGACGAGGCCGGCTTCCTGACCCAGCTCGGCCGGGACGATCCGCACCTGGCGGGCGTACGTCGCCCAGACGTGGCGGCTGAACGCCTCCTCCAGCGGGCCGAACAACAGGGGGAACGAGGTCGAGAAGTCGCCGCCGAGCGCCACCACATCCAGGTCGCATAGGTTGGTCACCGAGGCGATCGCGACGCCGAGCGCGTCGCCGGCCCGCCGTATCGCGGCCTGTGCGACCGGATGGCCGCGCTCGGCGTCGACGGCCAGCTCGCGTACGGTCCCGCCGATCCGCCAGCCCTGCGAGGCGGCCCACTGGACCAGCACCGGCCCGCTCACGTACGCCTCCAGGCAGCCGCGGCCGCCGCACGAGCAGGGCGGGCCGCCGGAGTCCACGATCACGTGACCCAAGTGCCCGGCATTGCCGGACGATCCGTTGACCAGCCGGCCGTCCAAGATCAGGCCCCCGCCGACACCGGCGGAGACGACCACGCCGAGCACGTTGTGCACGCCGCGCCCGGCACCCCGCCAGTGCTCACCGACCGCGACGCAGATCGCGTCGTTGTGGACCCGCACCGGCACGTGCGGAAACTCTTCTTGAAGGCGCTTGCGCAGCGGGAAGTTCCGCCAGGCCGGGAGGTGCAGCGGCGACACCTCGCCGGCCGGCCACTGCATCGGCCCTCCGCAGCCGACACCCACCCCGGCGAAGTCCCGCTCGCCGGACCGCACCCGGACCTGGTCGATGAGCGCGAGCACGGTTCGCCACAACACCTCCGCGTCGACGACGGGCCCCGTGGGAGTGGCCAGGCGCACGGCCGCGGACACCCGGCCACCGGAGTCCACCGCGGCGGCGGCGAGTCTGACGCCCCCGATGTTGATCGCCAGGACGGGGCGGTCAGTCATGGCTCTCTCCCAAGGCAGGCCTGCCCGTGGGCGTGCCGAACGCGAGGATGGAAGCGGTAAAGCCGTGTACGTGGTTGCGCCCGCCGACCGGGCCGATCTCGCCCGCGGCGAAGAACCCGGCCACGCCGCGGGTCTTCAGGCCCTCCTGCACGGCCAGCACGTCGTGGTCCGCGGTGGCGAACAGGTTCGCGCCGCGCCCATTGCAGGAGAACAGCAGCGCTCCCTCCACCGGGTCGATCCCGGCCTGCTCGCGGAAGGCGGCGAGCATCTGGCGCAGGTCCTCCTCGGCGGTGTGCGCGTCCCGCACGTGGAACCGCACGGTCTGCCCCACCTCGACCACGTCGCCGATCACGACCGCGTCGTTCACCGAGTCGGCGCCGATCACCTGGCGGACCAGGAAGTCGCCGCGCTCGTGGTGCTCGCCGTACTCGTCGATCGTGATGCCGATGTGCAGGCCCTGCTGGACCAGCAACTGGTCGGACGGTGGCAGGTCCTCGAGGATCTGCTCGAGCTTGGCGAGCGCCGGCATGCCGGCCAGCTCGAGCAGCACGTTGTCCACGGCCTTGGTGACCGCCAGGGTGGGGCCGATCGGGCGGCAGCCCTGGCTGACCAGGGTACGCACCGCGACATCGCTGCCGAGCGTCCCGTTGATCACCACGCCCACCGCGCCCCGGTCGTACACCTCGTCGTCCAGGATCAGCCGGGTGCTCCCCTCGCCGGTGAGCCCGGTCGCCAGCCCCCCGACGATCGGCAACCCAGGCAGCAGCTCGTTGGACTTCTCGATGAACCCGTCGGCGGGGAAGGTGTACGGGTCGGCGAGCAGCACGGCGACCTCAGCGTCCGCCTCGATGTCCGGCATGCCCACCACGGCGATGCTGTCGGTCCCGTGGATCGCGTCGAGGTAGAACCCGCTCAGGTTGACCCCGGGCAACTGAGCCGCCCAGACGCTGACGGACGGCAACATCTCCACCCCGCGGCTCGCGCCGATGACCCCGCCCGCAGAGCAACCGAGGAGGACGCCCGCGTCGGACTCCTCCAGCACCACCTCGGCAGCCGCCGCGACATCGTCGGGGTCTTCGGCACACACGAAAACGCACACCAGGTCCGGCGCCTCCCCCGCGAGGGGGGCGAGCGCCTGGTCCGTGGCGTCCCGAGCAGCCCGGATGAGGTCAGGTTCGACGGCCAGGCCGTCACCAAAGCTCGCCATACATCCATACTCCCCCCGAGAGGGGGCGGAGAACGATGTCATCGCTGGAAAACTCCAGGACCAGGCCGAAGCGATTGACGGTGTCTCATCAACCGACCGGTAAATTTCAAGGTAGATGTCCAGACAATCCGGATACGCGGCTGAGGCAAGCCAGGGAACCTGCCTCATGAGGTCGCTGCCGGGTGCGGAGTTCATCGTCACGGCGGGCGGCCTGTCGATGTTTCGCAGCGTGGGCCGCTTCGCCGCGTACGCCGACCCGCTTCCACCCGAGGGGGTCAACACGCGACTCGCCTACGAAGACGGCGGTTAGTGAACCGGCCGATGAACTTGGCGGCCATCGGGCTACCACCCCTTTCCCGGCCTGCTGGCCGATCCGATCCCACGCTGTCGGGCAGCCGACCCGTCTGACTATTGATGCAGCAATACTGCACTTGCAAAATCCTTGCAATAGAGTCGACGCTGATCAGTTTCCCGTCACGCGGAGGGGATTCATGGCCGTCTACACGCTGCCGGACCTGCCCTACGACTACGCCGCGCTGGAGCCGGCGATCAGCGGAGAGATCCTGGAACTCCACCACGCCAAGCACCACGCCGCCTACGTCAAGGGCGCCAACGACACCCTGGAGCGGCTCGCCGAGGCCCGCGACAAGGGGCAGTACGATTCGCTGGTCGGGCTGGAGAAGACGCTCGCGTTCAACCTGTCCGGGCACGTGCTGCACTCGATCTTCTGGCAGAACCTCTCCCCCGACGGCGGAGACCGCCCCGAGGGGGAGCTGGCCGACGCGATCGAGGAGCACTTCGGGAGCTTCGAGGCCTTCAAGTCCCAGCTGACGACCGCGACCACGACCGTGCAGGGATCGGGCTGGGGCGTGCTCGCCTACGAACCCGCCGGGCGTCGGCTGATCGTGCAGCAGGTGTACGACCACCACGGCAACGTCGGCATCGGCAGCGTCCCGCTGCTGGTCTTCGACGCCTGGGAGCACGCCTACTACCTGCAGTACCGCAACGTCCGCCCCGACTACGTCGCCAAGCTGTGGGACCTGGTCAACTGGGCCGACGTCGCCGCCCGCTACCACGCCGCCACGGCCGGCACCCCCGCACCGTGACCACCACCACGGATCGCTCCGCTGTCCCCCTCACCCGGGGACGGCGGAGCACCGCCCCCCAGGTACGGCTGGTGCCACCTCACGAGGCTTCGCGCTACGCCGACCAGATCAAGCGGCTGGCCTTCGAGGCGTTCTCCGGGCCGCCTTGGAACGAAACACCCGCCCACGCCGCGCTCCTCGCAGCCAGGTTCCTCGACGACACCACCCGGCCCGGCTTCCTGCTGGCCTGGGTCGAACACCAAGCCGGCGAACCCGTCGGCTTCGCCTACGGCCTGGCCTCCTGGCACCTCGCCATCCACGCCGGGCACACCGTATCGCCCTGGTCGCATCCGCCCTTCGAGCTGCGCGAGATCGCGGTCGCACAACGCTTTCGGGGCCAGGGGATCGGTGCGTTGCTGCACGACGCCGTCCTGTCAGCCACGCCGCCTCGACCGCGGTGGCTGGTGACGCATCCGGCGGCCACCGCCGCCCTGGCGCTCTACCGCCACCGCGGCTGGCGGGCGGTACGACTGGTGCGAGGTCCTGACAGCGACGCCCTGCGCCTCATCATGATGAGACCACGCTGACAGCCCCGGGCGCTTGACAACGCTGATCGAGATCCTGCTGAGACTCTTGGCGAGCCTGGTGCGCGCCAGGCCGAGTGCTGGACCGCCAGGCGGGTCGGCGAGGAGTACGTCGCGCTCCACCAGCCGCAGTTCGCCGCCGACGGGGAGGAGGCCGTGCGCCGAACCCCGGGCGGCCACCTTGCTGGAGCCAGGCTGGGACACATCGTTCCTGGTGGACGGGGTACCGAGGTTCCTCGACGAGGCCGCGCGCGTCGGCAACCCCTACGCCCGCGTATCTGCCGGACACGCGTCGAAGTCGGCGACCTCGTCCACGGTACGGCCCATGCGCGCTGACTGATCTCACTGACGACCACACGGTCGGGTGAGAACGGTAACGTGGTGATCGCGCCATGGCCGGGGCCGGGTCGGCGTAGGCGCGGGAAGGGGATGGCAGTGGGAACGCCGGCGGACGAGCTCCGGCAGACGCTGCGGCGGCTGGTGCGGCGCACCCAGGAAATGGGGCTGGAGCCGTGGCTGTGGGGCGAGGGGGTGGCACTGCTCGGGCTGATGCACGCAGCCGACGCGCTCGGCGACCCCGAGCCGCTGCGGTTCGTCCGCGGCTGGGCCGACCGGCACCTGTGCGCCGGGTACCACGTCGAGCACGTCAACAACGTCATCCCCGGCGCCGCCCTGGTCCTGCTGCACGAGCAGACCGGCGAGCCCCGCTACCTGGAGGAGGCGGAGAAACTCGCCGACTGGGTCATGCACACCGCCGAGCGCGCCCCCAACGGCGCGCTGTTCCACTGGCCGGACGGGGTGTGGGTCGACACCGTGTTCATGGCCGGCGCGCTGCTGTCCCGGCTGGGCGCCCGTACCGGCCGGATCGACATGGTGGACGAGGCCGGCCGGCAGCTGCTCACCCACGCCGAGATCCTGCGCGATCCCGGCACCGGCCTGTTCGCGCACGGCTCGCACATGGGCCGGACCCTGCCCTGCTACTGGGGCCGCGGCAACGCCTGGATGGCGCTGGCCTGCGTGGAGTTCCTGGAAGCCTGTTCGGCCGCGCACACCATGGCCGGCACCGTGCGCTGGCTGCTGGAGTCGCAGGCGGCCGCCCTGGTCGCGCTGCAGCCGCCGGACGGGATCTGGCCGGTGCTGGTGGACGGCGCCGTCGCGCGCCCGGAGACCTCGGGCGCGGCCGGCATCGCCGCGGCCTGGCTGCGCGCGTGGCGGAACGGCTGGTTGGACGACTCGGTCCACGACGCCGCCTGGCGGGTGATCGAGGCGCTTGCCCGGTACATCGCCGCCGACGGCGCCCTGACCCGGGTGTCCGCGGGCACGGTGCTCCAGCTCATCCCCGACGGGTACGCGGTGATCCGCGACGACGAGATCCAGCCCTGGGGCCAGGGCCTGGCCATGATGGCGTACGCGGCCGCGCTGGAGGCCGCGGCCTGAGCCGGCGGTCGCCGCCGTGCTCACCAGGCGGTCAGGCGAGCCATAGCTTTGGCCTTGCCGTCGAGGCACACCACGGCGAACACGACCGCAGCCAGGGCGGCACCGGACCAGAGCAGGACAGGACCAGCAGGCTGGCGTTCTTGACCGCCGTCATCGCGGGGCACCTCCTTCTTCTCCTGTGGCCCAGCTGGTGAACGTGGCGTCGAGCGAGTCGACGAG from Carbonactinospora thermoautotrophica carries:
- the ilvA gene encoding threonine ammonia-lyase; the protein is MSTATSPVGLDDVVRAQKLLAGICRVTPLEGSRWLSERVGGPVFLKCENLQRAGSFKIRGAYVRIANLTPEERARGVVAASAGNHAQGVALAAALLGARSTVFMPVGAPLPKVAATQAYGAEVRFHGHTVDESLVAATGYAKETGAVFIHPFDHPDVVAGQGTVGLEILDQCPDVRTIVVSTGGGGLLAGVAAAVKAQRPEVKVVGVQAETAAAYPASLAAGHPVALESLQTMADGIAVGRPGDVPFTIIREFVDGVRTVSEESLSRSLLLLLERAKLVVEPAGAAAVAAILDEPHAFEPPVVAVLSGGNVDPLLLLRVLRHGLAAAGRYLSLRVRLQDRPGALARLLSELAATDVNVLDVMHLRTNPKLHVDEVEVALQLETRGPRHCNEVLTRLRSAGYHLTFS
- a CDS encoding GNAT family N-acetyltransferase codes for the protein MPPHEASRYADQIKRLAFEAFSGPPWNETPAHAALLAARFLDDTTRPGFLLAWVEHQAGEPVGFAYGLASWHLAIHAGHTVSPWSHPPFELREIAVAQRFRGQGIGALLHDAVLSATPPRPRWLVTHPAATAALALYRHRGWRAVRLVRGPDSDALRLIMMRPR
- a CDS encoding helix-turn-helix domain-containing protein — protein: MSHGRACAARIRERAAHEGWPLIHTAAQIATCCQVPPLRAWRLAHGMPLEEAARRLIEICAETGLRQPKLHKGDLSKYELGRTPVPVWMIDPLCRLYRARPDWLGFGGDYSQGDPDATQATPFRTPFPLDKPDHGGHRKSHSLSFSGIGGSDDMRRRELLHQMLVTSGLVLTPSHLVATEQTRQRLHEATTGSGIPADILDRLEGLIPGYERRFYELAPVPRLGALLTDFDEVAHWLGHRLPVMTQRRLWRVAAHLAELTADTLYVLGQGRHGAAWLTTARTAADEAGDRTVATWVRASQAVHAVLDEDDPARGLAYVQEAQGLSRTPSPGTVLAFAMEASAHAKRGDDAATHFAFSRAKDALERVPAQQQRSGIWGYQDRKLQAAISNAMTRLGRTREARAAQTEVFRQYPAHSLTYVTARFDQAKCLIHDKDFDAGCASAARTLLDLSPEYRTPLVLNRAREVLLLLPEKHRNRPAATELRDILTTAQRA
- a CDS encoding FIST signal transduction protein; protein product: MASFGDGLAVEPDLIRAARDATDQALAPLAGEAPDLVCVFVCAEDPDDVAAAAEVVLEESDAGVLLGCSAGGVIGASRGVEMLPSVSVWAAQLPGVNLSGFYLDAIHGTDSIAVVGMPDIEADAEVAVLLADPYTFPADGFIEKSNELLPGLPIVGGLATGLTGEGSTRLILDDEVYDRGAVGVVINGTLGSDVAVRTLVSQGCRPIGPTLAVTKAVDNVLLELAGMPALAKLEQILEDLPPSDQLLVQQGLHIGITIDEYGEHHERGDFLVRQVIGADSVNDAVVIGDVVEVGQTVRFHVRDAHTAEEDLRQMLAAFREQAGIDPVEGALLFSCNGRGANLFATADHDVLAVQEGLKTRGVAGFFAAGEIGPVGGRNHVHGFTASILAFGTPTGRPALGESHD
- a CDS encoding glycoside hydrolase family 88/105 protein; translation: MGTPADELRQTLRRLVRRTQEMGLEPWLWGEGVALLGLMHAADALGDPEPLRFVRGWADRHLCAGYHVEHVNNVIPGAALVLLHEQTGEPRYLEEAEKLADWVMHTAERAPNGALFHWPDGVWVDTVFMAGALLSRLGARTGRIDMVDEAGRQLLTHAEILRDPGTGLFAHGSHMGRTLPCYWGRGNAWMALACVEFLEACSAAHTMAGTVRWLLESQAAALVALQPPDGIWPVLVDGAVARPETSGAAGIAAAWLRAWRNGWLDDSVHDAAWRVIEALARYIAADGALTRVSAGTVLQLIPDGYAVIRDDEIQPWGQGLAMMAYAAALEAAA
- a CDS encoding MDR family MFS transporter, which encodes MTETATPRERSTDPYPARMTHRQIMIVLSGLMLGLLLAALDQSIVGTAMPTIVGEFHALEHISWTVTAYLLTSTAVTPLYGKISDLYGRRPVYLFAITVFLLGSALCGMAHSMGQLIAFRAVQGLGAGGLMALTFTIIGDIIPPRERGRYQGYFGAVWGLSSVAGPLLGGFFTEHLSWRWIFYINLPIGAVALLVTSTVLRVRLPRREHSIDYLGAALLVAGVSLILLYTSWSGPEKGWGAASGLELLGAGIVLLALFVGWEARAKEPILPLRLFRNSVFTTTSATGFVVGLAMFGALIFIPMYLQVVKGATPTDSGLLMLPMVLGILTTSIASGQLITRIGRYKVFPIIGTALVTVSMLLFTRLEVSTPYWESSLYMFLTGAGLGLVMQVLVVAAQNAADPRDMGTVTSATTFFRSMGGTFGTALFGAVLTSRLPHYLPAGAPPEVAEHVSGSPEMIRQLPPQIRDITTGAFVHALQDVFLVAAPITLAAFVLAWTIKELPLRGHGPAQGKAEPAELGL
- a CDS encoding MarR family winged helix-turn-helix transcriptional regulator, which gives rise to MPTDQLHELYAGLFRVVVQIKRWSHPQEEVDPPCLGVLFCASRLGEVRMSELAQEMLLDLSTVSRHVRTLVQEGYLERTEDPDDRRACRLRVTDRGRQALQRARELRAAALGEVLASWPAKDRDDLTRLLNRLADDLESKARERAATR
- a CDS encoding superoxide dismutase; protein product: MAVYTLPDLPYDYAALEPAISGEILELHHAKHHAAYVKGANDTLERLAEARDKGQYDSLVGLEKTLAFNLSGHVLHSIFWQNLSPDGGDRPEGELADAIEEHFGSFEAFKSQLTTATTTVQGSGWGVLAYEPAGRRLIVQQVYDHHGNVGIGSVPLLVFDAWEHAYYLQYRNVRPDYVAKLWDLVNWADVAARYHAATAGTPAP
- a CDS encoding ROK family protein, encoding MTDRPVLAINIGGVRLAAAAVDSGGRVSAAVRLATPTGPVVDAEVLWRTVLALIDQVRVRSGERDFAGVGVGCGGPMQWPAGEVSPLHLPAWRNFPLRKRLQEEFPHVPVRVHNDAICVAVGEHWRGAGRGVHNVLGVVVSAGVGGGLILDGRLVNGSSGNAGHLGHVIVDSGGPPCSCGGRGCLEAYVSGPVLVQWAASQGWRIGGTVRELAVDAERGHPVAQAAIRRAGDALGVAIASVTNLCDLDVVALGGDFSTSFPLLFGPLEEAFSRHVWATYARQVRIVPAELGQEAGLVGAAALVLAGDKYWSVD